The following proteins are co-located in the Triticum aestivum cultivar Chinese Spring chromosome 1A, IWGSC CS RefSeq v2.1, whole genome shotgun sequence genome:
- the LOC123050994 gene encoding uncharacterized protein isoform X1, with amino-acid sequence MEAAPEREREGRGEEWSDGGVALGFRVKACSRESSGQKAANVLEPDLRSHWSTATNTKEWIFLELNEPCLVSHIRIYNKSVLEWEVTGGLRYKPEAFVKVRPRGEAPKRDMVYPANHTPCRYVRISCLRGSPIAIYFIQLTGIPVPGLEPEFQPLVNHLLPQISSSQKQSHSSHNMHLQLLKDIASRLPPFLPQIEADLNSITDTPESSVRFLALLAGPFYPILNLINERDATKTSISSADSDTLKTSLASIPTVSSNFEAQPRRARSPSSVQPASCMLAFRSETAILLLRKAHKDKTLSIVCHRASRVLQKLLEPEPFVDEPIPNGGKLSSEVSDEIPKSDASSLVPYTNYSSLFGEEFSLSENHFDGSFLNILDVAAVEEGILHVLYAAASQPQLGCKLAETTSDMWSVLPLVQALLPALRPPFSAGPTEQIDDCFSQWNHPDVHNALSQIVSISVSSVFHPLLRGCAGYLSSYLPSHAKAACVLLDLCRAPLSPWVPMIAAKVDLAVELLEDLLGVIQGVGQSLSRSRAALKYILLAISGNMDDVLAEYKEVKHKILFILEMLDPFVDHAISAMKDRISFGGVSAMYLEKQAKVCHMALNIIRTAAKNPAVLPSLELEWRRGAVAPSILLSILDPHMPLPPDVDLCKSSLPEVDQAAFAVSDCPAPHSCNPEVVDGRDTSEIAMRIESFEQYNSLFAPEELKQSELTNTLREDHDKVRTNFDQNIPQGRKTNVKLPAGLFQLEDTVADDYNDARADYLQLLNQENCELRALEFRRLALNLCMQQEPTIEGHNAGIDALLLAAECYVNPFFLLDLRLNSEPLDRIERTHSELIQRNASFELKDLLVKDLDLATVHSLENKRDRAVLDLLLQAAKFDCEYHAKIPDGEVYPNDAEDDKQAIEISPEVTDLVDAVTLVRKNQALLWHFIMKQFGRKGHLANEILLDSLLFLLHSATDLFCPPDNVIDIILNSAENLNRQLACLYSSVNAGDKKLDNVKLHGLQRRWALLQKLVLASSGSDNTRELVSIKKDGFRFRSLVPPSAWVHKISEFSRFSSPLPRFLGWMAVSRYAKEYLNERLFLASDFSQLTTLLSIFTDELSLMDGVATQKVKSADTEQSACNNYLLLKKESMSSDKPSMNKLFQILLPELHFFFPSMSRLFHAFGETILEAVGLQLKCLPKSAVQDVLCWFSEMCMWPYLEGIKEHLVLANGVSSLRGNIAANAKAVVFYLLESVVSEHLEAIVPEMPRVVHILVSLCRASYADVAFLDSVLCLLKPLISYFLRKGTDDEQVMGHITDCSDFELICFEELFEIIRCGKHTKDPTSDKIQVPLLIFILGSLLPDLSFKRRIEILDSLLVWVDSISSDPPSLLCSYLEGFHTLIDGCVTVLVQNIELLGIIILSVREQSREAANSISGDAMMQLEKNSQDSAEQLLVKSTDNAEKSKGLPAGCIIEFCDALEKVISHLTLSIESSWKWHHQLASRLSSLMAKCLLYAKCLKAVTQGNTISSSTRQEVELVQKHWESALEGLAETILGNQEKQCWQVASSMLDYMIKLPNVLAWGNVLSATCSAIEHFCSHAPRISWRLQTEKWLSLLVSGGIEDLKNSETSLINLFCTMLSHAEPEQRSVALQQLGRIIHFASTAEVGSGSAMTSHLVTHTWNRIAALALYDSSMLLRNHAMALLTEYVPFVDKNHLRSFLASSDSILKGVGQLSCVIEEGYLTRMSLLLLSKACLYSSSEDIALIPECVWRKLENMQTSLTGGFGDVEKDLCRALCQLRTESDKTVVKELLAGSTTKPVNTDYKDIRESILQVLSSLSSVESYFEFFSIRSDQECQELEEAEIELELIKNEKAVQKFVGRPQDTVAPGVLSYYKDSSEVNKQLQQIREDIRSLERSKLREEIIARRQKKLLIRHTREKYLEETSCKEMELMQELDRERTLEMERDIERQRQLDLEHVKSRELQYNLDMEREKQTQRELQRELEQVELGRSSRREFSANPSSRARERYRERDNGRGAQQEGSRGQGHEGQSPVVMGGASRPSSFPTILQSRDRGSDGGYEENTEGSRDSGGDTSSMGDPELDGPGSGSRHGTRAGSSKSSRQVLERRERDGRREGKWERKQ; translated from the exons ATggaggcggcgccggagagggagagggagggcagggGGGAGGAGTGGAGCGACGGCGGCGTGGCTCTGGGTTTCCGGGTAAAGGCGTGTTCCCGCGAGTCGTCGGGGCAGAAGGCCGCCAACGTGCTGGAGCCCGACCTCCGCTCCCACTGGTCCACCGCCACCAACACCAAGGAGTGGATCTTCCTCGAGCTCAACGAGCCGTGCCTCGTCTCCCACATCCGCATCTACAACAAGTCCGTCCTCGAATGGGAGGTCACCGGCGGGCTGCGGTACAAGCCCGAGGCCTTCGTCAAGGTTCGCCCGCGCGGCGAAGCTCCCAAGCGCGACATGGTGTACCCGGCCAACCACACCCCGTGCCGCTACGTCCGCATCTCTTGTCTGCGCGGAAGCCCCATTGCCATCTACTTCATCCAGCTCACCGGAATCCCTGTACCTGGCCTGGAACCTGAATTCCAACCTCTTGTCAACCACTTGTTACCACAAATATCCTCTTCGCAGAAACAATCTCATTCTTCGCACAATATGCATCTCCAG TTACTCAAAGACATTGCAAGCAGGCTACCACCGTTTCTGCCACAGATTGAG GCTGACCTTAATAGCATCACAGACACCCCAGAGAGCAGTGTTCGGTTTTTGGCTCTGCTTGCTGGCCCATTTTATCCAATCCTCAACCTTATAAACGAAAG GGACGCTACAAAAACGTCGATTTCTTCCGCTGATTCAGATACCCTAAAGACTAGCCTGGCTTCTATTCCAACTGTTTCCTCAAACTTCGAG GCACAACCTAGGAGAGCACGGAGTCCATCTTCTGTTCAGCCTGCTTCATGTATGCTGGCATTTCGATCTGAAACAGCTATACTACTCTTAAGGAAAGCACACAAAGACAAAACTCTCTCAATTGTTTGCCATCGA GCATCAAGGGTGCTCCAAAAACTTTTGGAGCCTGAGCCATTCGTTGACGAGCCAATACCTAATGGCGGCAAGCTTTCGAGTGAAGTCTCTGATGAAATTCCTAAAAGTGATGCTTCCAGCCTAGTGCCTTATACAAACTACTCTAGTTTGTTTGGAGAAGAATTTAGTTTATCGGAAAATCACTTTGATGGCTCTTTTCTAAATATTTTGGATGTTGCTGCTGTTGAAGAAGGCATTCTTCATGTACTGTATGCAGCTGCATCACAG CCTCAACTAGGTTGCAAGCTTGCTGAAACTACTTCAGACATGTGGTCTGTCTTACCGCTTGTTCAAGCACTTCTTCCAG CACTTCGTCCTCCATTTAGTGCTGGCCCTACCGAACAGATTGATGATTGTTTTAGCCAATGGAACCATCCAGATGTTCACAATGCTCTTTCCCAG ATTGTGTCAATATCGGTATCATCAGTTTTTCATCCTCTTCTCAGAGGCTGTGCTGGTTATCTTTCATCATACCTGCCATCACAT GCAAAAGCAGCATGTGTTTTGCTTGATTTGTGCAGGGCGCCACTATCACCTTGGGTGCCCATGATTGCAGCAAAG GTAGATCTTGCAGTTGAACTTCTGGAGGATCTCCTGGGTGTTATCCAG GGAGTTGGGCAATCTCTTTCCCGTTCTCGTGCGGCGCTGAAGTATATTTTATTGGCCATATCAGGGAATATGGATGATGTTCTCGCAGAATACAAA GAAGTCAAGCATAAAATACTTTTTATTCTGGAGATGCTAGATCCTTTTGTTGATCATGCTATAAGTGCAATGAAAGACAGAATATCATTTGGTGGTGTGTCTGCTATGTATCTGGAGAAACAGGCAAAAGTTTGCCATATGGCCTTGAACATTATTCGTACAGCTGCAAAGAATCCTGCTGTACTCCCTTCTTTGGAACTTGAATGGCGGCGAGGTGCTGTTGCCCCAAG TATACTTCTTTCTATCTTGGATCCTCATATGCCACTCCCACCTGACGTTGACCTCTGCAAAAGTTCATTGCCTGAGGTTGATCAAGCAGCTTTTGCGGTTTCAGATTGTCCAGCACCACATTCTTGCAACCCTGAAGTTGTTGACGGGCGAGACACATCTGAAATAGCTATGAGAATAGAAAGTTTTGAACAGTACAATTCTTTATTTGCTCCTGAAGAATTGAAGCAATCTGAGTTGACAAATACTCTGCGAGAAGACCATGATAAAGTACGTACAAATTTTGACCAGAACATCCCTCAGGGCAGGAAAACCAATGTAAAATTACCAGCTGGCCTTTTCCAGCTGGAAGATACTGTTGCTGATGATTACAATGATGCACGGGCTGATTATCTACAACTGCTGAACCAAGAGAACTGTGAATTAAGAGCTCTAGAATTTCGTCGCTTAGCACTGAATCTGTGCATGCAACAGGAACCAACAATTGAGGGGCATAATGCCGGAATTGATGCTTTGCTATTAGCTGCAGAATGCTATGTTAATCCATTTTTTCTCTTGGATTTACGGCTTAATTCAGAGCCTCTGGATCGAATTGAACGTACTCATTCGGAGTTGATACAACGGAATGCCTCCTTTGAGTTGAAAGATTTGCTTGTGAAAGATTTAGATCTAGCGACAGTGCACAGTTTGGAGAATAAACGGGATAGAGCTGTCCTAGATTTACTCCTGCAAGCTGCAAAATTTGACTGTGAATACCATGCAAAGATACCCGACGGTGAAGTCTATCCAAATGATGCTGAGGATGACAAGCAAGCTATAGAAATTTCACCAGAAGTTACAGACCTTGTGGATGCTGTAACTTTGGTCAGAAAGAACCAAGCTCTGCTTTGGCACTTTATTATGAAGCAATTTGGAAGGAAAGGGCATTTAGCTAATGAAATTCTTCTTgatagcttgttgttcttgttgcacTCAGCAACTGACCTATTTTGTCCACCAGATAATGTGATCGATATCATATTGAATTCTGCTGAAAACCTCAACCGACAGCTTGCATGTCTTTACAGCTCTGTTAATGCAGGGGATAAGAAATTGGATAATGTAAAATTACATGGTTTACAAAGACGTTGGGCACTTCTCCAGAAGCTGGTTCTGGCTTCATCTGGTAGCGACAATACTAGAGAACTTGTCAGCATTAAAAAAGATGGTTTTCGTTTTAGAAGCTTAGTTCCTCCATCAGCATGGGTGCATAAGATATCAGAATTTTCCAGGTTTTCTAGCCCACTTCCTCGATTTCTTGGATGGATGGCAGTGTCGCGTTATGCCAAGGAATATTTAAACGAGAGACTGTTTCTTGCCTCTGATTTCTCACAGCTTACAACTTTGCTGTCAATTTTCACTGACGAACTTAGTTTAATGGATGGAGTTGCAACTCAGAAGGTCAAGTCTGCTGACACTGAGCAATCTGCTTGCAACAATTACTTACTTCTTAAGAAGGAATCTATGTCGTCAGATAAACCAAGCATGAACAAACTGTTTCAGATTTTACTCCCTGAACTACATTTCTTTTTTCCAAGCATGAGCAGACTGTTTCACGCATTTGGAGAGACCATTTTGGAAGCTGTTGGTTTGCAGTTAAAATGTCTCCCCAAAAGTGCAGTACAAGATGTTCTTTGTTGGTTTTCTGAGATGTGCATGTGGCCTTACCTTGAAGGCATCAAGGAGCATCTTGTACTTGCAAACGGAGTAAGTTCTTTGAGAGGTAATATTGCTGCTAATGCCAAGGCTGTTGTTTTCTATCTACTTGAGTCGGTTGTTTCTGAGCACTTGGAGGCTATTGTTCCTGAAATGCCAAGGGTAGTGCACATTCTTGTGTCACTTTGTAGAGCTTCTTATGCTGATGTGGCCTTCCTTGACTCTGTATTGTGTCTGCTGAAGCCATTGATATCTTACTTCCTAAGGAAGGGAACTGATGATGAACAAGTGATGGGTCATATAACTGACTgcagtgattttgagttgatttgTTTTGAAGAACTGTTTGAAATTATCCGGTGTGGTAAACATACAAAGGATCCAACCAGTGATAAGATTCAGGTCCCATTGCTGATCTTCATTCTGGGGTCTCTGCTTCCTGATCTGTCCTTTAAGAGGAGGATTGAAATATTGGACTCCTTGCTAGTATGGGTAGACTCTATCAGTTCTGATCCACCATCACTGCTGTGTAGTTATCTTGAAGGCTTTCATACACTTATTGATGGTTGTGTAACTGTACTAGTTCAGAATATTGAATTACTTGGTATCATCATCCTTTCTGTGAGAGAACAGTCTAGGGAGGCTGCAAATTCCATAAGTGGGGATGCCATGATGCAACTTGAGAAGAATTCACAAGATAGTGCAGAGCAGCTACTAGTTAAATCCACAGACAATGCGGAAAAGTCGAAGGGGCTACCTGCTGGTTGTATCATAGAATTTTGTGATGCCCTGGAGAAGGTCATTTCACATCTTACTCTGTCAATTGAGAGTAGCTGGAAATGGCACCATCAGTTGGCCTCTAGGCTGTCTTCATTGATGGCAAAGTGTTTGCTGTATGCGAAATGCTTAAAAGCTGTTACTCAAGGAAACACAATTTCTAGTAGCACTAGGCAAGAGGTGGAGCTTGTACAAAAACACTGGGAGAGTGCTCTTGAAGGTCTTGCAGAAACCATTTTAGGAAATCAGGAAAAGCAGTGCTGGCAGGTGGCATCCTCTATGCTTGATTATATGATTAAACTACCTAATGTTCTTGCTTGGGGTAATGTTCTTAGTGCCACTTGTTCAGCAATCGAGCACTTCTGCTCTCATGCACCTAGGATATCTTGGAGACTGCAGACAGAGAAGTGGTTATCGTTATTGGTTTCGGGTGGAATTGAAGACCTCAAGAATAGTGAAACCTCGTTGATTAATCTTTTCTGTACAATGTTGAGTCACGCCGAACCAGAACAACGCTCTGTTGCATTGCAGCAACTTGGGAGGATTATTCACTTCGCGAGTACTGCTGAAGTCGGATCTGGTTCAGCAATGACGTCCCATTTGGTTACTCATACATGGAACAGAATAGCAGCATTGGCTCTCTATGACTCTTCTATGCTATTAAGGAATCATGCGATGGCTTTGCTCACTGAATATGTTCCATTTGTTGATAAAAATCATCTGCGGTCATTTCTTGCATCAAGTGACAGTATCCTGAAAGGTGTGGGGCAACTTTCATGTGTAATTGAAGAGGGATATTTGACACGAATGTCCTTACTGTTGCTTTCAAAGGCATGTCTTTATTCTTCTTCTGAAGATATTGCTTTGATTCCTGAATGTGTTTGGAGGAAATTGGAAAACATGCAAACATCACTAACTG GAGGTTTTGGTGATGTCGAGAAAGATCTCTGTCGAGCTCTATGTCAGCTAAGAACTGAATCTGATAAAAcg GTTGTAAAAGAACTTCTCGCAGGATCTACTACAAAACCAGTGAACACTGATTATAAGGATATCCGTGAATCAATTCTTCAG GTGTTGTCCTCTTTGAGTTCTGTTGAGTCCTACTTTGAGTTCTTCTCAATCAGATCTGATCAGGAATGTCAG GAACTTGAAGAAGCTGAGATTGAATTGGAGCTTATTAAAAACGAGAAAGCAGTTCAGAAATTTGTCGGACGTCCCCAGGATACTGTGGCTCCAGGTGTGTTATCAT ATTACAAGGATAGTAGTGAAGTTAATAAACAGCTTCAGCAGATCCGTGAAGATATACGGTCCCT AGAACGGTCCAAGCTCAGAGAGGAAATTATAGCACGCCGACAGAAGAAATTGCTTATCAGACATACTCGTGAAAAGTACTTGGAAGAGACGAGTTGCAAGGAAATGGAGCTTATGCAAGAGCTTGATAG GGAAAGAACTCTTGAGATGGAGCGTGACATCGAAAGGCAGCGACAGCTGGATCTCGAGCACGTGAAGTCTAGGGAACTGCAATATAACCTCGATATGGAAAGGGAGAAACAAACTCAG AGAGAACTTCAGCGTGAGCTGGAGCAGGTTGAGTTGGGGCGGTCATCGAGGCGGGAGTTCTCAGCCAACCCCAGCAG CCGGGCGAGGGAGAGATACCGCGAAAGGGATAACGGTAGAGGCGCGCAGCAGGAGGGAAGCCGCGGCCAAGGCCATGAGGGTCAATCACCGGTCGTGATGGGCGGTGCATCAAGGCCATCGTCGTTCCCTACGAT